The Fusarium oxysporum f. sp. lycopersici 4287 chromosome 6, whole genome shotgun sequence DNA segment CAAAAGACTGTAATACAAAAACCAAGTAAGTCCGAGAAACAGATCCGCGTGAGGCTTGTAAGTGGAAATAGTAATTCACTATGCAAGAAGACTCATTCGTATCAACTGATAAAGGTACGGGCCAGAGAGCTGACGACGAGTGTTCGTCGGATGGTAGTGATGAACACAGCGTTAATACCGTTGAGGAGGGTGAAGCGAGTGAAGAGAGTGACGAGAATGAAGGGAGTGAAGCGAGTGAAGCGAGTGAAGAGAGTGACGAGAGTGAAGAGAGTGAAGAGAGTGAAGGGAGTGAAGGGAGTGACGGGAGTGGCGAGAGTCAAACGACTGATGAGAGTCAAACGACTGATGAGAGTCCAACGACTGATGAGAGTCAAACAACTGACGAGAGTGACGAGAGTGACGAGAGTGACGAGAGTCAAACGACTGATGAGAGTCAAACAACTGACGACAGTGATGAGAGTGGCGAGAGTGACAGGAGTGACGGGAGTGACGAGAGTGACGGGAGTGGCGAGAGTCAAACGACTGATGAGAGTCAAATGACTGATGAGAGTCAAACGACTGATGAGAGTCAAACAACTGACGANNNNNNNNNNNNNNNNNNNNNNNNNNNNNNNNNNNNNNNNNNNNNNNNNNNNNNNNNNNNNNNNNNNNNNNNNNNNNNNNNNNNNNNNNNNNNNNNNNNNNNNNNNNNNNNNNNNNNNNNNNNNNNNNNNNNNNNNNNNNNNNNNNNNNNNNNNNNNNNNNNNNNNNNNNNNNNNNNNNNNNNNNNNNNNNNNNNNNNNNNNNNNNNNNNNNNNNNNNNNNNNNNNNNNNNNNNNNNNNNNNNNNNNNNNNNNNNNNNNNNNNNNNNNNNNNNNNNNNNNNNNNNNNNNNNNNNNNNNNNNNNNNNNNNNNNNNNNNNNNNNNNNNNNNNNNNNNNNNNNNNNNNNNNNNNNNNNNNNNNNNNNNNNNNNNNNNNNNNNNNNNNNNNNNNNNNNNNNNNNNNNNNNNNNNNNNNNNNNNNNNGCGAAGCTCCTCCGAGATAGAGAAAAAGCTTACGGGGGACAAGGGCAGTGAGTGACGATGAGGGCGTATGAGCCACCCTTTCCGGGACCGAGGCAGCGGGCGGATTTGTCGTGGAGGATGCCATCGCCGCCGCTTTCGGGTTGCGCAAACCGAAGTTGGATAACGAAAAGGAACCGTCAATCTGGACAAGAACGGTCTTGGCCGAGGCATGGGGCAGGGAGAGAGCAGATCAGTTATTGAGTTTTTACTTAAGATTTTACATGAAAAGGGCTAGAGCACGTAGATTACCTAACAAGCGGAGAAAGATCCAGCAAGGCGGCAACGGCTCCATGTTGAATTGGGACAAAGAATTCGAAGAATTAAAGGTCAGGGTAGAGGGAAGGAAACAGTGATAAATCGAGAATCATGCGAGTAATCATAGTCGATACCTACGGAATGCTGGATTAGTTGAGATAGTGAGTCAAGAACTTCAAATAGTATAGCCCTTGTTGATTGTGTTACCTTATCGATAGAAGGTGCAGAGTGCTATGTATCAAGATGGGCATATACTCTCTTTCTATGGCAATGTGTTCCTCATTCTTGCTATTCATACTAAGGACAAAATCAATATTAGTCCCAGAAAGCGTCACCTGAAGGTCTGCCGATCGATCAAAGTCGAAGAGGAAGGTTTCCTGTGTATCCATGTTCACGATCTGGAAATACAAGCTAGCTATGCATGATACCTTCCTAAAACGAGCGTGATAGTAGCCGATCCCTTTAGAGTAGCGAATGACCTCCTGCAGAGCTTATAATAATCACGGAATCATGCCACCTGTGCTTAGGAGAAGTAGATCGTATCGACATGTATTCCAGAATAAGTCTTCTACTCTATTGCCGCCACATGATAGGCTTTATGATAGTTGTTGTGCGGAATTAGTGAGACCAATTATCGCATGAGACCATTAATTTAGCTACTCATTACGAGAACAAGCGTTTCGGGCTACTAATCTCATGGAGTCATTACCAATCCAAACATCTATGCAGACCCCTACTGAAATGTATAGCGTTATCCAATCATATTTTCCTCTTTGAGGGCTTCAGCGGACCGCAACTATGGATAGCTATTGGGTCCTGGACCAGACAGAGTAAGAAGTAAACTATTCACTTGCGGATGGCTGATGTTGACATTCCAGCCATATAACTCACGTAGAAATCATCGTGTTCTATATCTAAACTGGGCGAGGAAGGTCAATAGAGATCATCTTACTTCAAACAGGAAGACGAATGTACTCTGTATACTACGGACTACAGTAATTTCAAAGGAGCCGACAGGGCGACGTGGACTAGCAGGTCACTTGGCGATTGCTGACTTGATCACACGATGTAAGATGTTCCTTCAGACTATTATTTTTGCACTTCCCATATTTCTCTGAGATTGGAAAGAACTTCACTTCAGAGACTGATTATCTACATCAGTAGAAAATGAAGGAAGGTACTCTAATGGATACTGAGCGTTTAAATACCATTATTATATTCTCGGGCCACCCTGATGACCACAGGCATCTGGTATGTCGACTCTTTACCCTTGGCATGATGTGCTATTCACAGACCTGAGGACTCACGGAGCCTTGTAAACCTAGCTCTGTACAAGACGCCTTGCCGTGAAGCACATGAACTTTGAGAATTCAATGACAGATTGAATGAATAAATTGAACAATACTTGGATGTTGAATCTACTATTGTATAAGTTTGTTATGAATTTGGGCACTTGCTGGCGAGGCACAGAGTAGTTTTACTTAGCGAACTCTATTTCAATACAAGAGCTTACTAAGGATACAGTTAAAGACGTTGGGCGTGAAGGGCTCTGGTTGGCTGACGGACCACTTTCTTGGCCCATCCAACGTCGGTTTTATCAAGGCAAACAGGTAAATGAACATAACGGGGTCCAAGCGCTAGAGAATACGTAAGTAGGACAAGTAAATACCGGTTCATAGTAACAATGACATAAGCAAAATGAGATTTGCgaaatagtattatatataattaaaacATTCATTTAATAACTCAGTTATATTTTCCTCGACTTATAGTTAGTTATTTTtgaattaaataaaagttGTGAAAATTAATACGTAACAGTATTTTCGTTCTAGCCTAGGTAAAAAATAAACAACTGTCAACCAACATTTAGCAATATAGCTATAGGTAGTAGAGTAAATTGTCGTACTACTGCCAGTGCTGAAGACTAGGTATTTACTACAAGCGGAAAACTTTGAGACTTGACACACAAAATCATGTAGCGGTTACAGGTCCGTTGGTGAGAATGAATATTAGTTGAGGTTAAATACCAATGGCTAGGTCAATAAGAGAAAAGggaaaagggaaaagaaaagttCAACTTTTAATATCTACACCCGTTGTTGGCGCCGCTTCTGTAACAACTCAACCTACAGAACACCACCCGGTTACAGTGAGCGATCATAAATCGAGGCAATAGGACAACCTTTGGCTCCTGCTAACACTAGTAAAAAAGGACCGTCCTGAAGGCGGTATGTGAATAATCTTTAGCGACTTGCCGTGACCCACGAAGGCTTGGAAACTTGGCGGAAATTTAAACACGCTGACCAGTGTACTGATATTTCTAGCCACATCACTGAAAGAGCCACAGTCGCCCCTCATATGCAGGGCTTGAAGTTTAACTGGGTAGTGTAGATGTCTGACTTGGTCCGAGGATACGTTACGAAAATGGACAGGTAAACTCAAGAACGtcaaagaaggacaagagTTGATAATAATCGCCATATCTTGTATTGAGAATGATAGGGAGGGCTCGCAGAAGTCTATGTCTTGCCGAATATCTACTATGACTGATCGCAGCTTTGAGCCATGAATCTTGAGGTGGCCTAGAATTCTCGACCGTAAACCGTCAAATGAAACCCCGAGTTTCAATGGAGCTAGCGACCTGCCGTTATGATCTCCTTCTGCCAGTTGTAGCAAACCGTCTAGACGAAAGGATAATTGTTCTAAGTGATGATTTTCGTCCAAGGAAAATAGTAAAGAAAGAAACGTCCTTCGTGATAACCGCCCCGAAAGACGGAGAACTTTCACGAATTGCAGCTGATTGCCTGATAATAACCGCTTGATGAAGGCCTCGGTACCTGAGCAGAGTCTTAGGTCAAGCCAACGCAACCTCCATGGATGTTTTGGAAGGAGAGGCTCTAACGCACAATGTTCAAGGCAGAGTTCACTCAAACAATCAAGAGAGGTCGCCTCGAGCAGGTTAAACTGGTGGTTAGATCCGCGCTTAGGAAGACATAAATGAAGACGTGATATCTGTTTGCAGTTCGATAGATGCCAACGAAACCAATCAAGTTCAGCGGACGTTATGTGGCCTGTATACACTACGgaattgaggttgagaaagtATTTATCAAGTGGAACCCAGGAAGAGGTTGTGGAAAACCCCCTAATTCTCTCCGGGCGTAAGCTCACACCTGACAGTACAAGAGTTAAAAGTTGCGAATGTCCCTTTGTCCAGCCTCCCGATCCGTTGTTCTCGAGACAGATGGACCTTACGAACCTGGAGAGACCTGGGTTACACACCAGTGTCCTTAATAGTAGCAGTGTCTGAGATCTTAAGTTTCCGTCGTTGAAGCTAAGGTGAAGGACACGGTAGAGCATCGGTTTGGCGATCTCGCAAAGCGACCTGCTGCATCGACTTATGTTGCATAGATCACTGAGTGGCAGATCTCCTAGCAACGTCCAATAGACCTTTGGAGGCAGTGTATCCATAGCATGAACATTTATGGTTTACGACAGTAAATCGGACATATTTTGGTGCCTGTAGAGGTCAGACTTAACATCTTACTGTCAGGACGACACATCTAATTATATCCAGGTTCTCCTAAGACGCGGAGAGTATGAAAGATTGCCCCTCTTACGTATTGGTAGCAATAAGCTACATGGTTCTATAAATCAATCACCCCCTCTCATACGGTACATATTTGACCGTGCGAAACGGGTCTGCGGGGACCTTTGGGTTGTCTTGTTTTGCATTTGCGAGTCTGGTTTTCTAAGTAAAGAAGACGCATTACCTGTCAACCTGCTGGCTGATATACATAGCCATCCTTTCGGATAAGAAAAATAACTCCACGGGCCTCAAGTGCTCCAAATGTTAAATTCAGCGATAAAATAGGTATTCTTGCTACAGAGGAAGATGTGTAAATAGGTCTACTTAATTATCTCAAAAATAGAGGTTCTTTAAGGTGGAGAAACCTGGGACCTAACGGATTAGCTACCCTAGAGAAAATACATGACTTCATATTTGGAGCCCTTGTGGCCTCTACTGATCATGCAAGCTCCCCGTGTCTACATAGGCCCGTTCCAAATAGTCAAAGAAATGAATACCGTTGTTTTCATTGCAGTTTCCGACTGAGTGCCAGCAACGTGTAGTTTTAACAGGTTGgacgaaaagaaaagaagactATGGAGACTGTTCctgcaaatgaatgtgtgGTATTGGTCTTTGACTGTATGGCACTCGTCTTTCACTGACGTCCCATAGCCAACTGCTAAGACTTGTAGAAGCTAAAAATAGAAAGTCGTCATGCTGTTAGTTTTGTTGCTAGTTGTACCAATTCTTGTTTCTAGATCTAGCAACAACGACGGTGTTAATAGCAATAATGTGTCAGTTGCAATGTTTCGTTCGCCTGATAGACTCTCTTTTTGTCTATTTCATGCTATTTCTTGGTCTCTTTGCGCGACCGTAGCGAAATTACCAAATTTAGCATGCTGCAATCTCCCTTTGCTATCAAATTCTTATTTAGGACCGAGTCGCATCAATCCAATAGTTGAGTTAATTTTATTTGCATCAACATGGGCCGTAGAAGAATCGAAATTAAGAAAATAGCCAGTGAAAGCGCCAGACGGACCACCTTCAATAAGAGAAAACAGGGGCTTTTCAAGAAGGCATATGAGCTATCTGTCCTCACAGGCTGTGACCTCACTGTTACTGTCACAAACGAACAGGGCGTTACATCCGTCTTCGATGCGGCAGACTTATCGTCGTTCATGAGTACAGATAAGGCGCCTGAGTCGAGACAGAAGAGCCAAGAATCCATCCTACCAGCAGAAGAAACGCTTCCTACGGCTCTGATGCTGCCAGAGGCGAGCTCGTCACCACCAGCAGCGTTGGAGCTCAGCGCGGGCAGCAAGCCTGGTACACCAGTTCTACAATCAGTAGAGACCTCGTCGTGGAATTTCAACGACAGTATGGAATTGATACCTGCGACAGGCTTTACGGGCATGCCAACTTGGGACGAAACATTGGTGAATGACTGCATGTATGTTTGTGATCCGCTTCAGAGCATGCTTGTGCCCCCATCATCATTTGCTTCGACTTTTATCGACCCCTATGGATTGTCATTGTATTCGTCCTTACCTTATTTGCCGAACGAGTTTGGTTGGCTTACAGAACCGCCGTTACAAACGCCTGCTTTGTTCCGATGAAAAACGAAAAACACAAAAAGGGCAGAAGGCTCTCGATGTGCCCTGCATAGTATAGCAATTGATCACTCCTCTTACAGTGACTGAGACAACACATGTAGGCATGAAAGCAGTTAACTACTTCTGGGCTAATTACATGGCAAAGTGGTTATCAATTGGGGACGCACGATATGATGGGCAAAGAGGATCCATTTATTTACATCAGATCAGTGGTGTTAATATCAATTGAGAAACTTGGATGAGTTGTTATCTTCATTAGCCTGAACGGGGTGCGTAGGCTTAGTAACAATACTATCTAAATGTATGAAAACCTTCAATATAGTGAGGTACAGGCGCAGTAATGTCTGTGCTTCTTGTACGCCTTTCATTGAACTAAATCGTGAAAAATAGCTCTTTTCTCCGATCCTTTGCGTTTCGTTAGTGTCTAAGCCTTATGGTTCCATCTCGCTATGGGGCGCGATTATATGTTACTCGAAGTGGCTGCCTAGACCGTAGCTATATTAACCAGATAATATGATGACCCCACAGGGCCATATTGCTCAAGGTGAAGCCAAGCCTGGCAGTCAGAATGAAACTAAGAGTCCTTGAATAAGCAAGCTGCAATATTGTTTGATAATTGGTATTTGTGCCATCAGCCCCCCAGCTACCCTAATTAATGAACCCTTCTGAGAAATTCAACCGCAACCGCTAACATCCTCCTTTGATGATTACCCAGATCCATACTCCGACCAGCAGTCGCCCCTTCTTCAAGTATGATCTTCTGCAGAAGTTTTCCGTTCTTCGCACTAAGTTCCTACTAACTATATTGATATCAAAATCCTATTACACAACAGTGATCGACTACTAAACTCATTACCCCGTCGGTCCATGTCTTCTCATTGAACTACGTGAAAGAGTCAGAGAGAAACACTGTGTTCGATGAAGGTAATGGGCGGGTTAGTGACTCATCTTAATACCGTGTACCTATTGTAGATTTGTCAACAAGCAAAAAGCCAGGCAGAGTTAGAAATTGCTACTTAATCATTTTGGCCTCGTGTAGGCGGTGGTGCACCAACATAGACAGTTAAAGACTGGACGTTATCAGAACTCACGACCCCAGACGCATTCTCATTTCCATCGGGATTAACGTCATCATAAGGAAAGGCATAGCCTCTACCATCAACCTCATAGGAGTGAACGATGCGGCTATAGTGGTTAGTAGGACTGACTGTATAGTACGAGCTCTGACCTAGGCTCGGCTGGTCGTTACcaccatcaagaagaagggttgATCGAACGAATGCGGCACAGATGCGTGGAACTACGGCAGCATGGACTGGGGTGTCACCTTCTGAAATAGCAAACGGACCGCTGTTACAGCCCCAGATGTCTTTACCTGTGGGTTTGGCGAATCCGCGATCGCTACCCTCGCAGAGAAGCTGATCGCCTGAGACTCTACACTTAACACGGCCAGCACTCGTTTGTGTGTTGATAGTGAGATCTTGCGCTGTGTATCTGTTCCATACCTCGTTCACATAAGTATCCCAATACGTGTCGAAAAGCTTGGAGTCGAGGTCGTGCTTGTTTCCGGGTGAAAGGACACGGACAGGCTTCCCATCGGCGTTCGCGACGCAGAGTGAAGCCCAATCGCGCTTATCTGTCTCTTTCTGTTTGGCCAGGTCATCACAAATCTTGGTAACAGCATCGGCTACTAGGCCCGCAGTGGTCTGGGTACTACCGTCTTTTTCAGTAAGCATCATCCCTAGCACTATACCAACAAAATCAACATAGCTAATGTTAGCATATAACGAATCATCCATATAGCTCAGTTCTACAAAGCCCCAGTTCACATCTGCATTTGGATCTTGAAGATTGGTAACCGAAGGTTGAATCACGCTTTCGCCTTCTCCCATGTTCACAACAAAGAAACGGAGGTCGCTGTCTGCAAAGTAGATGCGACCTGAGCGAATATAGGAAGGCAGTGGGACTTCGAGAGGCTGTTTTCGAGGGCCTAGAAACAAGGTAATATCGTCCATAATCTCGCTCGGTACGCGAGGTTCTTTGGATTTGGGATAGACAAGCTTACCGTCAGGGGAGACAAAGAAGACCTTACCAGTAGCGTCTAGTCCGGATATATAGGACCTGATAGTATTTTTCCTGTCAAAGTTATTAACAAGTTTCACCGTCAAGGAAGGAGAGTTGGGAGCGCGATCTTTCAGGACCTGAGTTCTGGGACTGGTTGGCCTCCCAACAAGTAAATTCTTCGGCGTAATTTCGACCTTGTCAAGAGCAGCGGATTCTGCTTTAAGAAAACCTTCGGGTGCCATATCGTGGTTATTCGACCGCGGCACGACGCGGAGCGCAACGGTTAGAGATGTTGCACATAGCAGGCTGGCTACAATAGTGACAGAACGCATAATTATGAAGTCTTGATCTTTGACTTGATACCGGCGGACGAGGCTATGTAGGTATATATGTTCCAGTGTACGTGTATTTATGAGTTGAACTATGAATAGTTAAAAACTTTTAAAAACATTTCCTTCATAGGTATACAGTATTGAGCACTGGCACCTTCCTCGGCAACAATAACTCTCGTTTATAAACAAAGCCCCACATATCTATCTCAAGTAAATTTCCACACTGTGTACTCTTTTAACTCATATGAAAAGCGCGCATCTTGATGTACTTACTTGATTGTTGCAAGCGACAGTACTGATGATCCACACTGTGGAGCTGTCTCCACTTCCCCAGATTCGCGACCCGGAACTCCAGGCAGCAGCGATACTTCTAAGTACTTTATTTGCTAAGCCAAAAATTGCATACGCACCCATACGGCGGCCAAATTCTGACAGAACATCTGCTTATGAGGTAGCGCCATGTACCCAGATGGCCCCACCCTAGACTTTACAAAGAGCATGTTTTTTTGGACCGGAAGATACAGGTGCTCAGTACTGTATAACATGGCAACTAAATTAAGACCCCATGCGAAGTCTATTCCTTAGTGTCTTCGCCCATTTTACCTTCTAATTAATTTTATTCCTCAGGCGCTTCTGTGCTAGATTCATGAGGTATTTCTAAAAGTGTTTACCATGCCAATCACTTGATTTTCATTCTATTCCTGCTGTTCTCCACATTTGGGCGGCGGATTATCATACTTCGACTAGTATAAAACAGGAAGTCACCTCTATATTTGCTGGCTCTATTACCGATTCAATACCGAAATGGATTATCCAATGACTCGTTACTTCTTTGGAAACGTGTGACCATGTAACACTGTAAGACTTCTTCTAAGCACTACGCTCAGCATGAGCGACATGGGTTGCAGCTAGAGCTTTCATATAAGCACCACACGCCGTAAAGCAAAGGGCGATGCAAACTGGCTCCCACCGCTGAAAGTCTGGGCATGATCGATTTACCATCACTTGATTCCGGGTATCGTCACACTATTGCATCACGACAAGTTGCTGTTATGGTGGCCTCTCAGAACAGTTGACTACCTTCCAGCCTGTGGGTATGACGATCCAATCCGTACCGACTAGCCACTACGGATACTTTGGTAATGTGGAAGAGCTGATAAATGATAGCTCCACACTCATACCGGAAAATATTAAGCCAAGTATGCGCAGGCTTGTTATTTGAGCTCTCTTCACCCATTCCATAGCACCACACAGGTAGTTCATAGATAGATGCCTCCAACTGAGCACATCCGATGTCTCTATATCCCTGTGAACGAAAAATAAAGAATCATACATTGTAGCACTTCTTAGAATGCGCATCGATCAGCTTTCTGTGTGATGTGGTCCGATTAAGTCGTAGGATGTTAGATTCTATGGTGTTTCTCTGTAGACTACTACGATATACTGCTCTTGGGCTGATACAGTAACATGCTGGCCTGAGATAACTGCACCGATCTTGTAGGAAAGTCACTGAACCATGAAATTGTAATGAACATATAGAACCGCGGTAACATTAAAGTAAGTCACTGTTTCGGGAACATAACCAGAATCGAAAACCACCAACGGGAACTTTAATGTCTAGGGCTAACTGTTAGCAGACACCCGACTTCAAACTAATTTTCAATTAGTAACTATTCTCCACTCAAAATAAAGGGCCATCGAATTGATGTTGCCATCATTGCTGAAAAGAGGCCACCAATTGGAGGCGTTGGGCACATGCTGATACCCGTTTCTTGCCAATTCTCCTTGTGAAAGGTCCACACGTTTCACAAGACTATGTGATGAGAGGGGCCTAGCACATCACATGCTAACAAAATGCTGACATTCGAGTGGGCGCATCTATCGCAGTTGGGATTATCGTCTTTAGTGGATGAGCTTGGCTCGGTGCCGCAGCATGTAATTCGAAACGATATCGGCGTTTTCTATAAAAGTCAGCCGACGATTGAACAAATGTCCCTTGTCTTTAGCAACATTGCTCGAACGACGTCCGCTATCAACCCTCGAAAGAGCTACTTCCAAGTTTATTGAGACATTGGGCTTTGAGCATGTTTCAATCCAAAGCAATTCTTACCCAGAACATTTGGCACAGGGACCATGATATTGTGGCCCCTGCCTCCAGACGAGATATATCCATACATTACGAGAGAGCAAAATCAATATGGCTTCAAAGTGGTATGTACGAATTATTGTCTGGTAAACGTATCACTGGGCTGATCAAGTGTAGGTCTGTCACAACATGACATCAAGAATCTGACCCCGAAATTCTGGGATTTCCATTTTGATCGTACGTGCAGCAACCCCTTAGTATATCCTTACATTTGTGCTAATTGAATCGATGGAGTGATTGCGGCTCGCGACATGACGGCATTCATCATTGCAGCTATACACATAAACCTGTGTATGGGGACACTTTGCTCTTTCGTCAAAGGCCGTCCTGACCTCCAGAAAATACTGGATAAACTATCGAATTTTGATATTTGCGGCGAGTTTATGCTGACAGAGGTTGCTCATGGCTTGGACGCTCGTAACTTGGAAACGACTGCCACCCTGCTACCAGATGGCTCCTATGATTTGCATACTCCTCATGCAGGGGCTGCAAAAGCAATGCCTCCAACAACCCCGTACTGCAACATGCCTCGTCTAGCCATAGTATTTGCTCGCCTCATTATTGATGGAGAGAGTCATAGTGTGAAGCCTTTTCTGGTGTTCCTCGGCGACGCCGGGGGGATGCGGCCCGGGATCACATCACGTATCCTTCCTACAAGGCCAGGTACGAAGCCGCTGGATCACTCTCTGACGAGTTTTAGACACGTTGGTCTGCCGTCCACAGCCCTGCTCTGTTCTACAGCAAAGCCAGAGGACGATCGCCTTGCATTTCTACGACATATTAGGCGGATCGCAGCTGGAACGCTATCTCTCTCTATCATGGGCATTTCGGCTATCAAGGTTGGGACACGCATAGCAGCTGTGTATAGCAAAAGAAGAATTATTGGAGCAGCCGACGggaaagaaggaaagagGATTATGGCTTTCAGTACTCAGCAATATCCAATCGTTGAGGGATGGGTTCAGGGGAAGGTCTTGCATGCATTCGCTCATTGGACTATAGACATGTGCCCTGATCTGAGCGACCCCACGCAACATGCACTTGCGTCTATTTTCAAGGCGACAGTGGTGAAAGCTTCTCAGGTGCTGAGACCACTGGCCGAGCGGTGTGGCTGGCAAGGTCTCTTTGCCTACAATCAGATAAGCGAGCTGGACCTGACATTTCAGGGAAACGCAATTGCCGAAGGCGACACGTTGGTCTTGTGTATTCGTACGTATCCCAATTGGCGTCCGTCTGCTAGCAGTGTATCTGACCTTGCATACTAACTAACCACTCGCTTGGCAGGCTTCATGTCAGAGCTTTTGGGAGGGAAATTA contains these protein-coding regions:
- a CDS encoding hypothetical protein (At least one base has a quality score < 10) — translated: MRSVTIVASLLCATSLTVALRVVPRSNNHDMAPEGFLKAESAALDKVEITPKNLLVGRPTSPRTQVLKDRAPNSPSLTVKLVNNFDRKNTIRSYISGLDATGKVFFVSPDGKLVYPKSKEPRVPSEIMDDITLFLGPRKQPLEVPLPSYIRSGRIYFADSDLRFFVVNMGEGESVIQPSVTNLQDPNADVNWGFVELSYMDDSLYANISYVDFVGIVLGMMLTEKDGSTQTTAGLVADAVTKICDDLAKQKETDKRDWASLCVANADGKPVRVLSPGNKHDLDSKLFDTYWDTYVNEVWNRYTAQDLTINTQTSAGRVKCRVSGDQLLCEGSDRGFAKPTGKDIWGCNSGPFAISEGDTPVHAAVVPRICAAFVRSTLLLDGGNDQPSLGQSSYYTVSPTNHYSRIVHSYEVDGRGYAFPYDDVNPDGNENASGVVSSDNVQSLTVYVGAPPPTRGQND
- a CDS encoding hypothetical protein (At least one base has a quality score < 10) — its product is MDTLPPKVYWTLLGDLPLSDLCNISRCSRSLCEIAKPMLYRVLHLSFNDGNLRSQTLLLLRTLVCNPGLSRFVRSICLENNGSGGWTKGHSQLLTLVLSGVSLRPERIRGFSTTSSWVPLDKYFLNLNSVVYTGHITSAELDWFRWHLSNCKQISRLHLCLPKRGSNHQFNLLEATSLDCLSELCLEHCALEPLLPKHPWRLRWLDLRLCSGTEAFIKRLLSGNQLQFVKVLRLSGRLSRRTFLSLLFSLDENHHLEQLSFRLDGLLQLAEGDHNGRSLAPLKLGVSFDGLRSRILGHLKIHGSKLRSVIVDIRQDIDFCEPSLSFSIQDMAIIINSCPSLTFLSLPVHFRNVSSDQVRHLHYPVKLQALHMRGDCGSFSDVARNISTLVSVFKFPPSFQAFVGHGKSLKIIHIPPSGRSFFTSVSRSQRLSYCLDL
- a CDS encoding hypothetical protein (At least one base has a quality score < 10); its protein translation is MQEDSFVSTDKGTGQRADDECSSDGSDEHSVNTVEEGEASEESDENEGSEASEASEESDESEESEESEGSEGSDGSGESQTTDESQTTDESPTTDESQTTDESDESDEKWRE
- a CDS encoding hypothetical protein (At least one base has a quality score < 10), translated to MTAFIIAAIHINLCMGTLCSFVKGRPDLQKILDKLSNFDICGEFMLTEVAHGLDARNLETTATLLPDGSYDLHTPHAGAAKAMPPTTPYCNMPRLAIVFARLIIDGESHSVKPFLVFLGDAGGMRPGITSRILPTRPGTKPLDHSLTSFRHVGLPSTALLCSTAKPEDDRLAFLRHIRRIAAGTLSLSIMGISAIKVGTRIAAVYSKRRIIGAADGKEGKRIMAFSTQQYPIVEGWVQGKVLHAFAHWTIDMCPDLSDPTQHALASIFKATVVKASQVLRPLAERCGWQGLFAYNQISELDLTFQGNAIAEGDTLVLCIRFMSELLGGKLELPRARNRLCRLAQREEKLMTDMKSRLERIGGYKEHRGLAFDRHILPRCRPLAEAIGNRMAYEAAEKWGLPSEVLTLYERICMGEDLDPLHTVEPLAQEHLPSQSSASYNTVLAQIRSESISQSDIDHYVTAPITSDKSWESFMNSLQAFKSPEELITPLSKL